Proteins from a genomic interval of Stenotrophomonas sp. 24(2023):
- the ybeY gene encoding rRNA maturation RNase YbeY, translating into MTRGPVRLDVAVSYALPRAGLPSAVSFRKWVAAALKGRIREADLAIRLVDAKEGQSLNRHYRGKDYATNVLSFPAEVPEGLPKGVKFPLLGDLIICAPVVAREADEQAKALNAHYAHLTVHGVLHLLGWDHEDDKEAEAMEQLEREILAELGIADPYAGER; encoded by the coding sequence ATGACCCGTGGTCCCGTGCGACTGGATGTCGCTGTCAGCTATGCCCTGCCCCGTGCCGGCCTGCCCTCGGCGGTGAGCTTCCGCAAATGGGTGGCAGCGGCACTGAAGGGCCGCATCCGCGAAGCCGACCTGGCCATCCGCCTGGTCGATGCCAAGGAAGGGCAGTCGTTGAACCGCCACTACCGCGGCAAGGATTACGCAACCAACGTGCTGAGCTTCCCGGCCGAGGTGCCCGAAGGCCTGCCCAAGGGCGTCAAGTTCCCGCTGCTGGGCGATCTCATCATCTGCGCGCCGGTGGTGGCCCGCGAGGCGGACGAGCAGGCCAAGGCACTCAATGCCCACTACGCGCACCTGACCGTGCACGGCGTGCTGCACCTGCTGGGCTGGGACCACGAGGACGACAAGGAAGCCGAAGCCATGGAACAGCTCGAGCGCGAGATCCTGGCCGAACTGGGCATCGCCGACCCCTACGCTGGCGAACGCTGA
- a CDS encoding PhoH family protein produces MKSIEYRDFTLSPEDNARLANLSGPFDGHLRQIELKLGVEIANRGFVFRLSGPAEAITEAQKLIEALYAEAGETTFDNHAIHLRLNQANVEQIAERSYDAQDVAIKVKRGTVRGRGANQARYLHQIATHDINFGIGPAGTGKTFLAVASAVEALNESRVQRLILVRPAVEAGEKLGFLPGDLSQKVDPYLRPLYDALYEMLGVEKVIKLLEKNVIEIAPLAYMRGRTLNDAFVILDEAQNTTVEQMKMFLTRLGFGSTAVVTGDLTQTDLPKHLKSGLRDAIDVLREVDGVSFTFFESRDVVRHPLVARIVSAYDRRDLQQVQPGANP; encoded by the coding sequence ATGAAAAGCATCGAGTACCGAGATTTCACCCTGTCGCCGGAAGACAACGCGCGGCTGGCCAACCTGTCCGGCCCGTTCGACGGGCACCTGCGCCAGATCGAGCTCAAGCTCGGCGTGGAGATCGCCAACCGCGGCTTCGTGTTCCGGCTCAGCGGCCCGGCCGAGGCCATCACCGAGGCGCAGAAGCTGATCGAAGCGCTGTATGCCGAGGCCGGCGAAACCACCTTCGACAACCACGCCATCCACCTGCGCCTGAACCAGGCCAACGTGGAACAGATCGCCGAGCGCTCCTACGACGCCCAGGACGTGGCGATCAAGGTCAAGCGCGGCACCGTGCGCGGCCGCGGTGCCAACCAGGCACGCTACCTGCACCAGATCGCCACCCATGACATCAACTTCGGCATCGGCCCGGCCGGTACCGGCAAGACCTTCCTGGCCGTGGCCAGCGCCGTGGAAGCACTGAACGAGTCACGCGTGCAGCGGCTGATCCTGGTGCGCCCGGCGGTGGAAGCCGGCGAGAAGCTGGGCTTTTTGCCCGGCGACCTGAGCCAGAAGGTCGACCCCTACCTGCGCCCGCTGTACGACGCCCTGTACGAAATGCTGGGCGTGGAAAAAGTGATCAAGCTGCTGGAGAAGAACGTCATCGAGATCGCCCCGCTGGCCTACATGCGCGGGCGCACGCTCAACGATGCGTTCGTCATCCTGGACGAAGCACAGAACACCACCGTCGAGCAGATGAAGATGTTCCTGACCCGCCTGGGTTTCGGCTCCACCGCGGTGGTCACCGGCGACCTCACCCAGACCGACCTGCCCAAGCACCTCAAGTCGGGGCTGCGCGATGCGATCGACGTGCTGCGCGAGGTGGACGGGGTGAGCTTCACCTTCTTCGAATCGCGCGATGTGGTGCGCCACCCGCTGGTGGCCCGCATCGTCAGCGCCTATGACCGCCGCGACCTGCAGCAGGTCCAACCCGGAGCCAACCCATGA
- a CDS encoding HlyD family secretion protein — MAVGSRMHALALMGLAMLAGCRQEVPVALGTLEWDRISVPAPAAESIASVPVHEGQAVSAGTLLMQLDPLRTDAQLAAAAADTRQAQAQLKELQVGPRQEQIAQARAHLQALRAQSDEAAAYYRRVRPLARQQLVAAAELDRARAAAGNAAGSVRAAEQALLELLHGSRTEDIAQGQSAVEAAQAQQQVQAVNRQKLELRAPRDGVVDALPYRQGDQAPVGAPLAVLLVGDRPHARVYLPQPLRLQVKVGQAATIIVQGRDGSLPGKVRMIRSEPTFTPYYALTGQDVERLSYLAEIEVDPGTDLQALAAGVPVQVRF, encoded by the coding sequence ATGGCTGTGGGCAGCCGGATGCACGCACTGGCACTGATGGGCCTGGCCATGCTTGCCGGTTGCCGGCAGGAGGTGCCGGTGGCGCTGGGGACGCTGGAATGGGACCGGATCAGCGTGCCGGCCCCGGCGGCGGAGAGCATCGCTTCGGTGCCGGTGCATGAGGGCCAGGCCGTCAGCGCCGGTACGCTGCTGATGCAGCTCGATCCCCTGCGCACCGATGCCCAGCTGGCGGCGGCCGCCGCCGATACCCGCCAAGCACAGGCACAGCTGAAGGAACTGCAGGTCGGTCCCCGCCAGGAGCAGATTGCACAGGCCCGGGCACACCTGCAGGCACTGCGCGCGCAGTCCGATGAGGCGGCCGCGTACTACCGGCGCGTGCGGCCGCTGGCACGCCAGCAACTGGTGGCGGCCGCCGAGCTGGACCGCGCGCGTGCCGCGGCAGGCAATGCCGCCGGCAGCGTGCGCGCGGCCGAACAGGCCCTGCTGGAACTGCTGCACGGCAGCCGTACCGAGGACATCGCCCAGGGCCAGTCCGCCGTGGAGGCCGCGCAGGCACAGCAGCAGGTGCAGGCGGTGAACCGGCAGAAGCTCGAACTGCGCGCGCCGCGCGATGGCGTGGTCGATGCCCTGCCGTACCGGCAGGGTGACCAGGCGCCGGTGGGCGCGCCGCTGGCGGTGCTGCTGGTCGGCGATCGGCCCCATGCGCGCGTGTACCTGCCGCAGCCGCTGCGGCTGCAGGTGAAAGTGGGGCAGGCCGCGACCATCATCGTGCAGGGGCGCGACGGCAGCCTGCCGGGCAAGGTGCGGATGATCCGCAGCGAGCCGACCTTTACCCCGTACTACGCGCTGACCGGGCAGGACGTGGAGCGGCTGAGCTATCTGGCCGAGATCGAGGTCGACCCGGGCACCGACCTGCAGGCCCTGGCCGCAGGCGTACCGGTGCAGGTGCGATTCTGA
- a CDS encoding ABC transporter ATP-binding protein, with product MDNVDLVVPRGQVYGFLGPNGSGKSTTIRMLCGLLEPSAGQIEVLGLAVPAQAEALRRRIGYMTQRFSLYEDLSVRENLAFLAAIQDLPRAQARQRVDALLQQYRLQDRQPQLAGTLSGGQKQRLALAGAVVHGPELLFLDEPTSAVDPESRRDFWEALFELADAGTTVLVSTHYMDEAERCHRLAILDRGALVADGTPADLCARLDGRTLQVTASQPRQASRALAALPGVLSVAQIGTQLRVLCADGAADVQALQHALASADPQAHIDAVAPNLEDVFVAATRGRGREPAA from the coding sequence GTGGATAACGTCGATCTGGTGGTGCCACGCGGGCAGGTCTATGGCTTCCTGGGGCCGAACGGGTCGGGCAAGTCGACCACCATCCGCATGCTCTGCGGCCTGCTGGAACCGAGCGCAGGGCAGATCGAGGTGCTGGGCCTGGCCGTACCGGCACAGGCCGAGGCGCTGCGCCGGCGCATCGGCTACATGACCCAGCGCTTTTCGCTGTACGAAGACCTGTCGGTGCGCGAGAACCTGGCATTCCTGGCGGCCATCCAGGACCTGCCGCGCGCCCAGGCCCGGCAGCGGGTCGATGCACTGCTGCAGCAGTACCGCCTGCAGGACCGGCAGCCGCAGCTGGCCGGCACGCTCAGCGGCGGCCAGAAGCAGCGCCTGGCGCTGGCCGGTGCGGTGGTGCATGGGCCCGAGCTGCTGTTCCTGGATGAACCGACCAGTGCGGTCGATCCCGAATCGCGCCGTGATTTCTGGGAAGCCCTGTTCGAGCTGGCCGATGCAGGCACCACCGTGCTGGTGTCCACCCACTACATGGATGAAGCCGAACGCTGCCATCGCCTGGCCATCCTCGACCGGGGCGCGCTGGTGGCCGATGGCACGCCGGCCGACCTGTGCGCGCGGCTGGACGGGCGCACGCTGCAGGTGACTGCTTCGCAGCCGCGGCAGGCCAGCCGCGCGCTGGCCGCGCTGCCCGGGGTGCTCAGCGTGGCGCAGATCGGTACCCAGCTGCGGGTGCTGTGTGCCGATGGCGCTGCCGATGTGCAGGCGCTGCAGCACGCGCTGGCCAGTGCCGATCCGCAGGCGCACATCGATGCGGTGGCGCCCAACCTGGAAGACGTCTTCGTCGCCGCCACCCGCGGCCGTGGCCGCGAGCCGGCCGCATGA
- a CDS encoding ABC transporter permease, with product MNLRRLWAIMLKELRQLRRDRITLAMIVGIPVMQLLLFGYAINLNLRNLDAGIADQANTSASRALVQDMIATGVIAPHAQDYSPDQLMHALREGRISVGIVVPADFERRRFEGREAVQVLVDGSDTVVQSAAIQLAQVPLDPRPTANTRPLREGSIAAGQVSVVSFYNPQRRSAVNIVPGLIGVILTMTLVMFTAVAVVRERERGNMELLIATPVSRTELMVGKVLPYAAIGLLQTTLVLLLGTWLFQVPVRGSLLDVYLAAVLLVLANLALGLLISTRARSQFQAMQMTLFLFLPSILLSGFMFPFAGMPRPVQWLAEVLPLTHFLRLVRGIMLRGASLWELWPDALALLAFITVMMALAILRFRKRLE from the coding sequence ATGAACCTGCGCCGGCTGTGGGCGATCATGCTCAAGGAGCTGCGGCAGCTGCGCCGTGACCGCATCACGCTGGCGATGATCGTGGGCATCCCGGTCATGCAGCTGCTGCTGTTCGGCTATGCGATCAACCTCAATCTGCGCAACCTCGATGCCGGTATCGCCGACCAGGCCAATACCTCGGCCTCGCGCGCCCTGGTGCAGGACATGATCGCCACCGGCGTGATCGCCCCGCACGCGCAGGACTACAGCCCTGACCAGCTGATGCACGCCTTGCGCGAGGGCCGCATCAGCGTCGGCATCGTGGTGCCGGCCGATTTCGAGCGCAGGCGCTTCGAGGGGCGCGAGGCGGTGCAGGTGCTGGTCGACGGCAGCGACACCGTGGTGCAGAGCGCGGCCATCCAGCTGGCACAGGTGCCGCTGGACCCGCGACCGACCGCCAATACCCGGCCGCTGCGCGAGGGCAGCATCGCTGCCGGCCAGGTCAGCGTGGTCAGCTTCTACAACCCGCAGCGGCGTTCGGCGGTGAACATCGTGCCGGGGCTGATCGGGGTCATCCTGACCATGACCCTGGTGATGTTCACGGCGGTGGCGGTGGTGCGCGAGCGCGAGCGCGGCAACATGGAACTGCTGATCGCCACCCCGGTGTCACGCACCGAGCTGATGGTCGGCAAGGTGCTGCCGTATGCGGCCATCGGCCTGCTGCAGACCACCCTGGTGCTGCTGCTGGGCACCTGGCTGTTCCAGGTGCCGGTGCGCGGCAGCCTGCTGGATGTCTACCTGGCCGCCGTGCTGCTGGTACTGGCCAACCTGGCGCTGGGCCTGCTGATCTCCACGCGTGCGCGCTCGCAGTTCCAGGCCATGCAGATGACCCTGTTCCTGTTCCTGCCTTCCATCCTGCTGTCCGGCTTCATGTTCCCGTTCGCCGGCATGCCGCGGCCGGTGCAGTGGCTGGCCGAAGTGCTGCCGCTCACCCATTTCCTGCGCCTGGTGCGCGGCATCATGCTGCGCGGCGCCTCGCTGTGGGAATTGTGGCCGGACGCGCTGGCGCTGCTGGCCTTCATCACGGTGATGATGGCGTTGGCCATCCTGCGGTTCCGCAAGCGGCTGGAGTAG
- the miaB gene encoding tRNA (N6-isopentenyl adenosine(37)-C2)-methylthiotransferase MiaB produces the protein MTGTPDVFPPAAQDDTRLVALPSGPRRPDQVRGKLFIKTHGCQMNEYDSAKMADVLAASDGLELTDDPAEADVILVNTCSIREKAQEKVFSQLGNWKSLKNQGREVIIGVGGCVASQEGEAIIKRAPYVDLVFGPQTLHRLPELIRARREQKRPQVDISFPEIEKFDRLPEPRADGGSAFVSIMEGCSKYCSFCVVPYTRGTEVSRPFEDVVVEVAQLAAQGVREINLLGQNVNAYRGPYGDGEFADLGLLIRTIAGIDGVGRIRFTTSHPLEFSDSLIDAFRDVPQLANFLHLPVQAGSDRVLSAMKRGYTALEFKSKIRKLRAVRPDISISSDFIVGFPGETEADFEKTMKLIEDVGFDHSFSFIYSRRPGTPAADLEDTISDAEKHARLSRLQARINEQAAAISEKMVGTVQTVLVDGPSRKNPNELTGKTENMRSVNFPGHPRLVGQFVDVLITEALTNSLRARVVTED, from the coding sequence ATGACCGGGACGCCAGACGTCTTCCCCCCCGCCGCACAGGACGACACCCGCCTTGTTGCCCTGCCCTCCGGCCCGCGCCGCCCCGACCAGGTGCGCGGCAAGCTGTTCATCAAGACCCACGGCTGCCAGATGAACGAGTACGACTCGGCCAAGATGGCCGATGTGCTCGCCGCCAGCGATGGGCTTGAACTGACCGACGATCCGGCCGAGGCCGATGTCATCCTGGTCAACACCTGCTCCATCCGCGAAAAAGCGCAGGAGAAGGTGTTCAGCCAGCTGGGCAACTGGAAGTCGCTGAAGAACCAGGGCCGCGAGGTCATCATCGGCGTGGGCGGCTGCGTGGCCTCGCAGGAAGGCGAAGCGATCATCAAGCGCGCGCCCTATGTCGATCTGGTGTTCGGCCCGCAGACCCTGCACCGCCTGCCGGAGCTGATCCGCGCACGGCGCGAGCAGAAGCGCCCGCAGGTGGACATCAGCTTCCCGGAGATCGAGAAGTTCGACCGCCTGCCCGAGCCGCGCGCCGACGGTGGCTCGGCCTTTGTGTCTATCATGGAAGGCTGTTCCAAGTACTGCTCGTTCTGCGTGGTGCCCTACACCCGCGGCACCGAGGTCAGCCGCCCGTTCGAGGACGTGGTGGTGGAAGTGGCGCAGCTGGCCGCGCAGGGCGTGCGCGAGATCAACCTGCTCGGCCAGAACGTCAATGCCTACCGTGGCCCCTATGGTGATGGCGAGTTCGCCGACCTGGGCCTGCTGATCCGTACCATCGCCGGCATCGACGGCGTCGGCCGCATCCGCTTCACCACCTCGCACCCGCTGGAGTTCAGCGATTCGCTGATCGATGCGTTCCGCGATGTGCCGCAGCTGGCCAACTTCCTGCACCTGCCGGTGCAGGCCGGCAGCGACCGGGTGCTGTCGGCGATGAAGCGCGGCTACACCGCGCTGGAATTCAAGTCGAAGATCCGCAAGCTGCGTGCGGTGCGCCCGGACATCTCGATCAGTTCGGACTTCATCGTCGGCTTCCCCGGCGAGACCGAGGCCGACTTCGAGAAGACCATGAAGCTGATCGAGGACGTGGGCTTCGACCACAGCTTCTCCTTCATCTATTCGCGCCGCCCGGGCACGCCGGCGGCCGACCTGGAGGACACGATCAGCGATGCGGAGAAGCATGCGCGGCTGTCGCGCCTGCAGGCACGCATCAACGAGCAGGCCGCCGCCATCTCCGAAAAGATGGTCGGCACCGTGCAGACCGTGCTGGTGGACGGTCCTTCGCGCAAGAATCCAAACGAGCTGACCGGCAAGACCGAGAACATGCGTTCGGTGAATTTCCCGGGGCACCCGCGCCTGGTCGGCCAGTTCGTGGACGTGCTGATCACCGAAGCGCTGACCAATTCGCTGCGCGCCCGCGTGGTGACCGAGGACTGA
- a CDS encoding glutathione S-transferase family protein, whose product MNSRQITLYHAARSRSSGTVALLEALGADYALQVLDLKAGANLAPAYLAINPMGKVPAIIHEGALVTEQVAIYLYLADLYPEAGLAPPIGDALRGPYLRWMAFYGACFEPAMIDRAMHREAPAQSMSPYNDADTVLQIIEAQLAQGPYLLGETMSAADVLWGNALMWTSQFGLVTPAPATAAYIARMNTLQAFDRSRQIDADLLAA is encoded by the coding sequence ATGAACTCCCGTCAGATCACCCTCTACCACGCCGCCCGTTCGCGCTCGAGCGGCACCGTCGCCCTGCTTGAAGCACTGGGCGCGGACTACGCCCTGCAGGTGCTGGACCTCAAGGCCGGCGCCAACCTGGCCCCCGCGTACCTGGCGATCAACCCGATGGGCAAGGTGCCGGCGATCATCCACGAGGGCGCGTTGGTGACCGAACAGGTGGCCATCTACCTGTACCTGGCCGACCTGTACCCCGAGGCCGGGCTGGCACCGCCGATCGGCGATGCGCTGCGCGGGCCCTACCTGCGCTGGATGGCCTTCTACGGCGCCTGCTTCGAGCCGGCGATGATCGACCGGGCGATGCACCGCGAAGCACCGGCGCAGTCGATGTCGCCGTACAACGACGCCGATACGGTGCTGCAGATCATCGAGGCACAGCTGGCGCAGGGGCCGTACCTGCTGGGCGAGACCATGAGCGCGGCCGACGTGCTGTGGGGCAATGCTCTGATGTGGACCAGCCAGTTCGGCCTGGTCACCCCGGCCCCGGCCACGGCGGCCTACATCGCGCGGATGAACACCCTGCAGGCCTTCGACCGCTCACGGCAGATCGACGCCGACCTGCTGGCGGCGTGA
- a CDS encoding WYL domain-containing protein has protein sequence MRHTAHRLLRLIALLQARRHWSGAELAERMGVDRRSIRRDIERLRELGYPIQASAGVGGGYRLGAGAPVLPMLLDEEEATTLAIALRAASATVAGIDDTARGLLSKLDPLVPSRRRQQAGEVHAATATLSDLPKADARLLGQLAQACRQAARLAFDYRSGQDVLTQREVEAQHLINYGRRWYLLAWDLGRQDWRTLRVDRMGPTRTLRVQGVHRRTPAPPAVMVRQAVSQSPFRLQAVMRLAGPLAELSRTVPPWCGVLEADGPDHCLLRVGADSTGMMLAQILGLDQVPLALWTTPPALKAQLAQRLAGLGTLFGDDGEG, from the coding sequence ATGCGCCATACCGCCCACCGCCTGTTGCGCCTGATCGCCCTGCTGCAGGCCCGCCGCCACTGGTCCGGGGCCGAGCTGGCCGAGCGCATGGGCGTGGACCGGCGCAGCATCCGCCGTGACATCGAGCGGCTGCGCGAACTGGGGTATCCGATCCAGGCCTCGGCCGGGGTCGGTGGCGGTTACCGGCTCGGCGCGGGCGCGCCGGTGCTGCCGATGCTGCTGGACGAGGAGGAGGCGACCACCCTGGCCATCGCCCTGCGCGCGGCCTCGGCCACGGTGGCCGGCATCGACGACACCGCCCGGGGCCTGTTGTCCAAGCTCGACCCGCTGGTGCCCAGCCGCCGCCGCCAGCAGGCCGGCGAGGTGCATGCGGCCACGGCCACCCTGTCCGACCTGCCCAAGGCCGATGCGCGGCTGCTGGGGCAACTGGCCCAAGCCTGCCGCCAGGCGGCCCGGCTGGCCTTCGACTACCGCAGCGGGCAGGACGTGCTGACCCAGCGCGAGGTGGAGGCCCAGCACCTGATCAACTATGGCCGGCGCTGGTACCTGCTGGCCTGGGACCTGGGGCGGCAGGACTGGCGCACCCTGCGCGTGGATCGCATGGGGCCCACCCGCACCCTGCGGGTACAGGGCGTACACCGGCGTACCCCGGCGCCGCCGGCGGTGATGGTGCGCCAGGCCGTGAGCCAGTCGCCGTTCCGCCTGCAGGCGGTGATGCGCCTGGCGGGGCCGCTGGCCGAGCTCAGCCGTACCGTGCCGCCCTGGTGCGGGGTGCTGGAGGCCGATGGCCCGGACCACTGCCTGCTGCGCGTGGGCGCGGACAGTACCGGCATGATGCTGGCCCAGATCCTGGGCCTGGACCAGGTGCCGCTGGCGCTGTGGACCACCCCGCCGGCGCTGAAAGCCCAGCTGGCCCAGCGCCTGGCGGGACTGGGGACACTGTTCGGCGACGACGGCGAAGGGTGA
- a CDS encoding lytic transglycosylase domain-containing protein, with protein MKGRLGTTAIIIAALAAAPASAGTLYKCVGGDGVTSYVSKRVSGARCEAISYTREAKRPRASVATRAPAVTAPATPPAPVPATTAAAAERTPTALAATPAPAARGATAAPVARPGRGGRVVSGQVYSYMQDGVRHYTSRKPTQVASLGPVRTIHYSFIERCYACGINSPVNFGTVRLNTTAFHGEIASAAREFGVEEAVVRAIIHAESAYNPTALSRAGAQGLMQLMPPTAARFGVSDSYDAAQNIRGGVQYLAWLLKRFNGDLTLAAAGYNAGEGAVDRHGGVPPYSETRYYVQRVAQLADRYRTALSQQ; from the coding sequence ATGAAGGGGAGACTGGGGACAACGGCGATCATCATCGCTGCGCTGGCCGCTGCGCCGGCCAGTGCGGGCACGCTGTACAAGTGCGTCGGCGGCGATGGCGTCACCAGTTACGTCAGCAAGCGTGTCAGCGGTGCCCGCTGCGAGGCCATCAGCTATACCCGTGAGGCCAAGCGCCCCCGTGCCAGCGTCGCCACGCGCGCCCCGGCCGTCACCGCGCCGGCCACGCCTCCCGCGCCGGTCCCTGCCACCACGGCCGCTGCGGCCGAGCGCACGCCCACGGCACTCGCCGCCACACCTGCCCCTGCGGCCCGTGGCGCCACGGCAGCACCGGTGGCCCGCCCCGGCCGGGGCGGACGGGTGGTCAGCGGCCAGGTGTATTCCTATATGCAGGATGGCGTGCGCCACTACACCAGCCGCAAGCCGACCCAGGTCGCCAGCCTGGGCCCGGTGCGCACCATCCACTACAGCTTCATCGAGCGCTGCTACGCCTGCGGCATCAACAGCCCGGTCAACTTCGGCACCGTGCGCCTGAACACCACCGCTTTCCATGGCGAGATCGCGTCGGCGGCGCGCGAGTTCGGGGTGGAGGAAGCGGTGGTCCGGGCCATCATCCATGCCGAGTCGGCGTACAACCCGACCGCGCTCAGCCGTGCCGGCGCACAGGGCCTGATGCAGCTGATGCCGCCGACCGCGGCGCGCTTCGGCGTCAGCGACTCCTATGATGCAGCGCAGAACATCCGCGGCGGCGTGCAGTACCTGGCCTGGCTGCTGAAGCGCTTCAACGGCGACCTGACCCTGGCCGCCGCCGGCTACAACGCCGGCGAAGGCGCCGTGGACCGCCATGGTGGCGTGCCCCCCTACAGCGAAACCCGGTACTACGTGCAGCGCGTGGCGCAGTTGGCCGACCGCTACCGCACGGCGTTGAGCCAGCAGTAG
- the petA gene encoding ubiquinol-cytochrome c reductase iron-sulfur subunit: MANDGVYDPVNTGRRRFLSATTAVVGAVGVGFAAVPFIKSWNPSARAKLAGAPVVADISALQEGQRLILEWRGQPIWIVKRSKAILEALHGLDERLKDPESGEKDQQPAYVLKQNPELRSIKADVSVLVGLCTHLGCSPEMVAEIRPEPYDPQWKGGYFCPCHKSRFDMSGRVFKDVPAPINLLVPPHHYQDDNTIIIGVDPEGAA; encoded by the coding sequence ATGGCCAACGATGGGGTATACGATCCAGTCAACACCGGACGTCGGCGTTTTCTTTCTGCAACCACAGCCGTGGTTGGTGCCGTCGGCGTCGGATTTGCCGCAGTTCCTTTCATCAAATCCTGGAATCCCAGTGCCCGTGCCAAGCTTGCCGGCGCACCGGTAGTGGCCGATATCAGCGCGTTGCAGGAAGGCCAGCGCCTGATCCTGGAATGGCGCGGGCAGCCGATCTGGATCGTCAAGCGGTCCAAGGCCATCCTCGAGGCCCTGCATGGTCTGGACGAACGCCTGAAGGACCCCGAGTCCGGCGAGAAGGACCAGCAGCCGGCCTACGTGCTCAAGCAGAACCCCGAGCTGCGCTCGATCAAGGCCGATGTCTCGGTGCTGGTCGGCCTGTGCACGCACCTGGGCTGCTCGCCGGAAATGGTGGCCGAGATCCGGCCCGAACCCTATGACCCGCAGTGGAAGGGCGGTTATTTCTGCCCCTGCCACAAGTCGCGCTTCGACATGTCCGGGCGTGTGTTCAAGGACGTGCCGGCGCCGATCAACCTGCTGGTGCCGCCGCACCATTACCAGGACGACAACACCATCATCATCGGCGTGGATCCGGAGGGGGCTGCCTGA